In one window of Frigoriglobus tundricola DNA:
- the pyrE gene encoding orotate phosphoribosyltransferase — protein sequence MSARDRLKELFRARALQFGDFTLASGKKSTYYVNSKKVLFHAEAITLLGDLLYDATSDLDFQAIGGLEVGAIPMAAAALTAFHRHGRHLEGFFVRKKTKEHGAKELVEGQVGAGDKVVVIDDVLTTGGSVVQAIEAVEAKGATVLRVVCICDRLQGAREALAKYDFRPLFTIRDFGIEPPKE from the coding sequence ATGTCCGCCCGTGACCGGTTGAAAGAGCTGTTCCGCGCCCGCGCCTTGCAGTTCGGTGACTTCACGCTCGCGTCCGGCAAGAAGAGCACTTACTACGTGAATTCGAAGAAGGTGCTCTTCCACGCGGAAGCGATCACGCTCCTCGGCGACCTGCTGTACGACGCGACGAGCGACCTCGATTTCCAGGCCATCGGCGGGCTGGAGGTGGGCGCGATCCCGATGGCGGCGGCGGCGCTGACCGCGTTCCACCGCCACGGCCGGCACCTGGAGGGCTTCTTCGTTCGCAAGAAGACGAAGGAGCACGGGGCGAAGGAGCTAGTTGAGGGGCAGGTGGGCGCGGGCGATAAAGTGGTCGTGATCGACGACGTGCTGACCACCGGCGGGAGCGTGGTTCAGGCGATCGAGGCTGTGGAAGCGAAGGGGGCGACGGTCCTCCGCGTGGTGTGCATCTGCGACCGGTTGCAGGGCGCGCGGGAGGCGCTGGCGAAGTACGACTTCCGCCCGCTGTTCACCATCCGCGACTTCGGTATCGAACCGCCGAAGGAGTGA
- a CDS encoding XrtA system polysaccharide deacetylase, which yields MSAANIVSFDVEEHHRIEAAVGLTCSAEVVTEYSARMEAVTRRLLDQLAAAGVLATFYVVAEIARARPHLVRDIHAAGHEIGSHSWDHRRVHRFTPATFRADLRTSKDALEQATGAAVVGFRAPTFSVTRETGWAIDVLAECGFEYDSSIFPVQHDRYGIPDAPRGPFLAVGHERELLELPPLTYRVAGLNLPVAGGGYFRLFPLAVMKAGLRQAARTGATAAVPQVGMLYFHPWEFDPDQPRLPLKWLARWRTYVGIGHTTERLARLLAEFRFRRAIDVARAIRASGAQLPRFRLVEGAHAVHPLPACEGESPTGSA from the coding sequence GTGAGCGCGGCGAACATCGTCAGCTTCGATGTCGAGGAGCACCACCGCATTGAGGCGGCCGTCGGCCTGACGTGCTCGGCCGAAGTGGTGACGGAGTACTCGGCCCGAATGGAAGCGGTCACGCGCCGGCTGCTCGACCAGCTCGCGGCGGCCGGGGTCCTCGCCACGTTCTACGTCGTCGCCGAGATCGCCCGCGCCCGGCCGCACCTCGTCCGCGACATTCACGCCGCCGGCCACGAAATCGGGTCGCACAGTTGGGACCACCGCCGCGTCCACCGCTTCACGCCGGCGACCTTCCGCGCCGACCTCCGCACCAGTAAAGACGCGCTCGAACAGGCGACTGGCGCCGCCGTCGTGGGCTTCCGCGCCCCGACGTTCAGCGTGACGCGGGAGACGGGCTGGGCGATCGACGTGCTGGCCGAGTGCGGGTTCGAGTACGACAGCTCGATCTTCCCCGTTCAGCACGACCGGTACGGCATCCCGGACGCGCCGCGCGGGCCATTCCTTGCTGTCGGGCACGAGCGGGAGCTCCTGGAACTCCCGCCACTCACGTACCGCGTCGCGGGGCTGAACCTGCCGGTCGCGGGCGGCGGCTACTTCCGCCTGTTCCCGCTCGCGGTGATGAAGGCCGGGCTGCGCCAGGCGGCCCGCACGGGCGCGACAGCGGCGGTCCCGCAAGTCGGGATGCTGTACTTCCACCCGTGGGAGTTCGACCCCGACCAGCCGCGCCTGCCGCTGAAGTGGCTCGCCCGGTGGCGCACCTATGTCGGCATCGGCCACACGACGGAGCGGCTCGCCCGGCTATTGGCGGAGTTCCGGTTCCGCCGCGCGATCGATGTGGCACGCGCGATCCGCGCCAGCGGTGCCCAGTTGCCACGCTTCCGACTCGTCGAGGGGGCGCACGCGGTCCACCCGCTTCCCGCCTGTGAGGGAGAGTCGCCTACGGGTTCCGCCTGA
- a CDS encoding ADP-ribosylglycohydrolase family protein, which produces MTTLDRYRGCLLGLATGDALGTTLEFEEPGSFEPLTDMVGGGPFNLKPGEWTDDTSMALCLAESLVTRRDFDPVHQLELYCRWWLDGHLSVKGRCFDIGNATRGALARFKQKREPFCGDISPHSAGNGSLMRLAPAPLAYAGKPETAIYMAGQSSRTTHGAGECVEACCYFAGLLLAALSGMSKGQILNNNYEPAMTHFLAHPLTGKVAAIARGSFAVKDPPQIRGSGYVIHTLEAALWAFHSTDTFRAGALKVVNLGEDADTTGAVYGQIAGAYYGAEGIPAEWRDKLAMRELIEQRAAALHAMSGL; this is translated from the coding sequence ATGACGACACTCGACCGCTACCGCGGGTGCCTGCTCGGTCTCGCCACGGGCGACGCCCTCGGCACCACCCTGGAGTTCGAGGAGCCCGGCTCGTTCGAGCCGCTCACGGACATGGTGGGGGGCGGCCCCTTCAACCTGAAGCCGGGCGAGTGGACCGACGACACCTCGATGGCGCTGTGCCTCGCGGAGAGCCTCGTCACCAGGCGCGATTTCGACCCGGTTCACCAGTTGGAACTGTACTGCCGCTGGTGGCTCGATGGGCACCTGAGCGTAAAGGGGCGGTGCTTCGACATCGGCAACGCCACCCGCGGCGCCCTGGCACGATTCAAGCAAAAGCGAGAGCCGTTCTGCGGCGATATCAGCCCCCACTCGGCCGGGAACGGGTCGCTCATGCGCCTCGCGCCCGCGCCACTCGCGTACGCCGGCAAGCCCGAAACCGCGATTTACATGGCCGGGCAAAGTTCCCGCACCACGCACGGCGCGGGCGAGTGCGTCGAGGCGTGCTGTTACTTCGCGGGGCTCTTGCTCGCGGCGCTCAGCGGCATGTCGAAGGGGCAGATCCTCAACAACAACTACGAGCCGGCGATGACACACTTCCTCGCCCACCCGCTCACGGGAAAGGTGGCGGCGATCGCACGCGGGTCGTTCGCGGTGAAGGACCCGCCGCAGATCCGCGGCAGCGGGTACGTGATCCACACGCTCGAAGCGGCGCTGTGGGCGTTCCACTCCACGGACACCTTCCGCGCCGGCGCGCTCAAGGTGGTGAACCTCGGCGAGGACGCCGACACCACCGGGGCCGTCTACGGCCAGATCGCGGGCGCGTATTACGGCGCCGAAGGCATCCCCGCGGAATGGCGCGACAAGCTCGCGATGCGGGAGCTGATCGAACAGCGTGCCGCGGCACTTCACGCGATGAGTGGGCTGTGA
- a CDS encoding PEP-CTERM sorting domain-containing protein: MTRRNQLKKKLKKMIPAATVSLTVFPFAAWAPAAHAFFPPVWPVSPPTVVVTPPIDPPPVVVPPISPPPFAPPPPPPVIVVPPYSPPPITVPPVSPPCHCQCTTPEPATLVSGLIGLATVAGYGLKRRGQKDAPKAE, encoded by the coding sequence ATGACGCGCCGCAATCAGTTGAAGAAGAAGCTGAAAAAGATGATCCCGGCCGCCACCGTTTCGCTGACGGTCTTCCCGTTCGCGGCGTGGGCGCCGGCCGCACACGCGTTCTTCCCGCCGGTGTGGCCGGTCAGCCCGCCGACGGTGGTCGTCACCCCGCCGATCGATCCGCCGCCGGTGGTCGTGCCGCCGATCTCCCCGCCCCCGTTCGCCCCGCCCCCCCCGCCGCCGGTGATCGTGGTGCCGCCGTATTCCCCGCCGCCGATTACGGTGCCCCCGGTGTCCCCGCCCTGCCACTGCCAGTGCACCACGCCGGAGCCGGCGACGCTGGTGAGCGGGCTCATCGGGCTGGCGACGGTTGCGGGTTACGGCCTGAAGCGCCGCGGCCAGAAGGACGCGCCGAAAGCGGAGTGA
- a CDS encoding AAA family ATPase produces the protein MYLKKIRLQNIKCFEDVTLEFPHTDGDYSGWNVILGDNACGKSTLVRAIAELVMELHESSWISDDAWVAARADQGQMKAVILATSFDERGLHEGGAERQPTVGSKKRLLMDIGIERLAIAWEKAEDRVKKVNTPGWFACGYGPFRRLDWQSPTFRLRSVQLPFLTLINDTVGIIEPIAWLKSVYARSLDKKVHGSEMLHRVFPLFIKIINQLLPSRVRLKDVSTERVTFESIEGVELDSLQLSDGFRSFLALVLDLLMHAYNATSRFLDYVAEDKKHGTISILAEGIVLIDEADAHLHPSWQRELGERLRQVFPKIQFIVTTHSPFIAQEATDGGLFVLRRNDKGTVEVETFRESVRGWTATQILTSPLFGLHSTRSVETESLVQRNTELLGKQSGGKLTAAEKRELNEIKAVLETRLSAPGETYEEMNRHRDIQQYVEESLKALKNGKS, from the coding sequence GTGTACCTGAAGAAGATCCGCCTCCAGAACATCAAGTGCTTCGAGGACGTGACGCTGGAGTTTCCGCACACCGACGGGGACTACAGCGGGTGGAACGTCATTCTGGGGGACAACGCCTGCGGGAAAAGCACGCTCGTGAGGGCGATCGCAGAACTCGTGATGGAGTTACACGAATCCAGTTGGATCAGTGATGACGCCTGGGTGGCGGCTCGTGCTGACCAGGGCCAAATGAAGGCAGTGATTTTAGCAACTTCGTTTGATGAGCGAGGGTTGCATGAGGGCGGAGCCGAACGTCAGCCCACAGTTGGAAGTAAAAAAAGACTTCTGATGGATATAGGTATTGAGAGGTTAGCAATCGCATGGGAGAAGGCAGAGGACCGCGTCAAGAAGGTCAATACTCCAGGGTGGTTTGCATGTGGATACGGCCCGTTTCGCCGGCTCGACTGGCAGTCGCCTACTTTTCGATTAAGATCCGTTCAACTCCCATTTTTGACACTGATCAATGACACTGTGGGGATTATTGAGCCGATCGCATGGTTGAAATCTGTCTACGCACGCTCGCTTGACAAAAAAGTACACGGCAGTGAGATGCTACATCGGGTATTCCCTCTATTTATAAAGATAATCAATCAGCTTCTCCCTTCGCGTGTCCGTCTTAAGGATGTTTCGACTGAACGCGTCACGTTTGAATCAATTGAGGGCGTGGAACTCGATTCGTTACAACTCAGCGATGGTTTTCGCAGCTTCCTCGCGCTCGTTCTCGATTTATTGATGCACGCCTACAACGCGACATCACGCTTTCTCGACTACGTTGCAGAAGACAAGAAACACGGTACGATCAGCATTCTCGCCGAAGGCATCGTGCTGATCGACGAAGCCGACGCGCACTTGCACCCGAGCTGGCAGCGGGAACTTGGCGAGCGGTTGCGGCAAGTCTTCCCCAAGATTCAGTTCATCGTGACAACGCACAGCCCATTCATCGCACAGGAGGCGACTGACGGAGGGCTGTTCGTGCTGCGCCGCAACGACAAGGGAACGGTTGAGGTTGAGACGTTCCGCGAATCGGTACGCGGGTGGACTGCTACGCAAATCCTGACCAGCCCGCTGTTCGGGTTGCACAGCACGCGCTCGGTGGAAACGGAGAGCCTTGTTCAACGAAACACCGAACTGCTTGGTAAGCAGAGCGGCGGCAAATTAACCGCAGCCGAGAAGCGCGAGTTGAACGAGATCAAGGCCGTGCTGGAAACGCGCCTCTCCGCACCCGGCGAAACGTATGAAGAGATGAACCGCCACAGAGACATTCAGCAGTACGTGGAAGAGAGCCTGAAGGCACTCAAGAACGGGAAGTCATGA
- a CDS encoding HNH endonuclease family protein — protein MIRVRRPVAGDFAPATHSSLASQHATATNFTRNDPRIESAWNNFIRTVAGQDVRRVLTTTAHTKCVFCERVNPRSVDHYYPKSRYPKRMFRLSNLLVCCWDCNTAKGSRFPHLNRRPVLIDPVRDDPAEFFEWDLATGNVFAVNDPARTPRAEFTRDQLRLNAQSLPDQRREKVVLLRAVFNLIVREPVLRPRTREAAELMLRPESEYLGIVRFWLRNLNAEDQALYDAARARLPEIDTWVEQWL, from the coding sequence ATGATTCGAGTGCGTCGCCCGGTTGCAGGTGATTTCGCCCCGGCCACCCACAGCTCGCTCGCGAGTCAGCACGCCACCGCAACCAATTTCACACGAAACGACCCCCGAATCGAATCCGCCTGGAACAACTTCATTCGTACCGTGGCGGGACAGGACGTTCGCCGGGTACTCACAACCACAGCGCACACGAAATGTGTCTTCTGCGAGCGTGTGAACCCCCGCTCCGTCGATCATTATTACCCCAAGAGCCGTTACCCGAAGCGGATGTTTCGCTTGTCGAACTTGCTCGTGTGCTGTTGGGATTGCAACACCGCGAAGGGGAGTCGTTTCCCTCACCTCAATCGTCGCCCGGTGTTGATCGATCCGGTCCGCGACGATCCGGCAGAGTTCTTCGAGTGGGATTTGGCGACGGGAAACGTGTTTGCGGTGAACGATCCGGCCCGAACACCGCGTGCAGAATTCACTCGCGATCAACTCCGCCTGAATGCCCAGTCCTTGCCGGATCAACGGCGCGAGAAGGTTGTCCTCTTGCGGGCCGTCTTCAACCTCATCGTCCGCGAACCCGTTCTGCGACCGCGAACACGGGAAGCCGCAGAACTTATGCTCAGGCCAGAGAGCGAATATCTGGGCATTGTCCGCTTCTGGCTCCGCAACCTGAACGCAGAAGATCAAGCCTTATATGATGCCGCCCGCGCCAGGCTCCCCGAGATCGACACCTGGGTTGAGCAATGGCTGTGA
- a CDS encoding diacylglycerol kinase → MPADHWDATGERPARKKPRQWRDKFREAVRGVKRGVRGHSSFSVHFFCAAGAIAAAGALECDHREWCLVLGCVGMVLTAELFNSSIETLFRGLEQEARDRVYGCLDIAAGAVLVAGLTAAAIGTIVFGRKLLILFHWWPA, encoded by the coding sequence ATGCCCGCGGACCACTGGGATGCGACCGGCGAGCGGCCCGCGCGGAAGAAGCCGCGGCAGTGGCGGGACAAGTTCCGCGAAGCGGTCCGCGGGGTGAAGCGGGGCGTCCGCGGGCACTCCAGCTTTTCGGTCCACTTCTTCTGTGCGGCCGGCGCGATCGCGGCGGCCGGGGCGCTGGAGTGCGACCACCGGGAGTGGTGCCTCGTGCTCGGGTGCGTCGGGATGGTGCTGACGGCGGAGCTGTTCAACAGTTCGATCGAGACGCTGTTCCGCGGGCTGGAGCAGGAGGCGCGGGACCGCGTGTACGGGTGCCTGGACATCGCCGCCGGCGCGGTGCTGGTCGCCGGGCTGACCGCCGCCGCCATCGGCACGATCGTCTTCGGCCGCAAGCTGCTCATCCTGTTCCACTGGTGGCCCGCGTAG
- a CDS encoding DUF6807 family protein, with protein MTRTLPSLALLLALAPPAPAQKIAVTAGTTDQANVVVTAPLPAGAEAPNAVTLPSGLHAPAQVTGAGKELVFVLPKLKAGETVTVTPTTLNYVKAPPHFTFAEEKDGTSDLLFDGRKVLQYFRPKHDPKDHFYTFKPFHNVYDPAKGETVLTNSSAKTDKDGLFPHHRGLFFGFNRIAYGDKQTADIWHGTNNVFSQHDAVLATEAGEVFGRQRSAISWHGKDGAVFATEERAVTVYAVPGGTLIDWGTVLSTKLDKVRLDGDPQHAGVHFRANQEVAKTGKDNTYYLRPDGKGKVGETRNWDPSPKAAVAKDPRTINLPWNACSFVTGGKRYTVLRIGHPDNPKETRGSERDYGRFGDYFEYDLTPDKPLKLKYRVWVQEGEMTVEQCNAMAEAFTHPPGVKAAK; from the coding sequence ATGACCCGCACGCTGCCGTCACTCGCGCTGCTGCTCGCACTCGCGCCGCCCGCGCCGGCGCAAAAGATCGCCGTCACCGCCGGAACGACCGACCAGGCCAACGTGGTCGTTACCGCTCCGCTCCCGGCCGGCGCCGAGGCGCCGAACGCCGTCACCCTCCCCAGCGGGCTCCACGCCCCCGCGCAGGTCACCGGCGCCGGTAAAGAGCTGGTGTTCGTGCTGCCGAAACTCAAAGCCGGCGAAACGGTCACCGTCACGCCGACGACGCTCAACTACGTCAAAGCGCCGCCGCACTTCACGTTCGCCGAGGAGAAGGACGGCACCTCGGATCTCCTCTTCGACGGGCGGAAGGTGCTGCAATACTTCCGGCCGAAGCACGACCCGAAGGACCACTTCTACACGTTCAAGCCGTTCCACAACGTCTACGACCCGGCGAAGGGTGAGACGGTCCTCACCAACTCGTCCGCGAAGACCGACAAGGACGGTCTCTTCCCACACCACCGCGGGCTGTTCTTCGGGTTCAACCGGATCGCGTACGGCGACAAACAGACGGCCGACATCTGGCACGGCACGAACAACGTCTTCAGCCAGCACGACGCGGTTCTCGCGACCGAGGCCGGCGAAGTGTTCGGTCGGCAGCGGTCGGCGATCTCCTGGCACGGCAAGGACGGTGCGGTGTTCGCCACCGAAGAGCGCGCGGTCACGGTCTACGCCGTGCCCGGCGGCACGCTCATCGACTGGGGCACGGTCCTCTCCACGAAGCTCGACAAGGTGCGGCTGGACGGCGACCCGCAGCACGCGGGGGTCCACTTCCGGGCCAACCAGGAGGTCGCGAAGACCGGCAAGGACAACACGTATTACCTGCGGCCGGACGGGAAGGGTAAGGTCGGCGAGACGCGCAACTGGGACCCGAGCCCGAAGGCGGCCGTGGCGAAAGACCCGCGCACCATCAACCTGCCGTGGAACGCGTGCAGCTTCGTGACCGGCGGCAAGCGGTATACCGTCCTCCGCATCGGCCACCCGGACAACCCGAAGGAGACCCGCGGCAGCGAACGCGACTACGGCCGGTTCGGTGACTACTTCGAGTACGACCTGACGCCGGACAAGCCGCTGAAACTGAAGTACCGCGTGTGGGTGCAAGAAGGGGAAATGACCGTGGAGCAGTGCAACGCGATGGCCGAAGCGTTCACCCACCCGCCCGGGGTGAAAGCGGCAAAGTAA
- a CDS encoding 4a-hydroxytetrahydrobiopterin dehydratase, which produces MSISAAELTAKKCTACEGNTPAFTSEQIAAHLPAVPEWTLADDGKLIRRKYKFKDFVTAMAFLQRVAVLAEEEDHHPDLHLTGYRNVAIELSTHAIGGLSANDFIVAAKIDKLGS; this is translated from the coding sequence ATGAGCATATCCGCAGCCGAGTTGACCGCCAAGAAGTGTACGGCGTGCGAGGGCAACACGCCCGCGTTTACGAGCGAGCAGATCGCGGCCCACCTGCCGGCGGTGCCGGAGTGGACGCTCGCGGACGACGGCAAGCTGATCCGCCGGAAGTACAAGTTTAAGGACTTCGTCACCGCGATGGCGTTCCTTCAGCGGGTCGCGGTCCTGGCCGAAGAGGAAGACCACCACCCGGACCTGCACCTGACGGGGTACCGGAACGTCGCCATCGAACTGAGCACGCACGCGATCGGCGGGCTGTCCGCGAACGACTTCATCGTCGCCGCGAAGATCGATAAGTTGGGTTCGTAA
- a CDS encoding DUF697 domain-containing protein, translating into MNSDDDDFRIGVPGAGRSALAPAAPVPPLGGLTPPARPDAHEPELRPGETELGRPPQVPSDLAALSLDDRAALKLLDDEQAARDVAEAEMLLAADPTGLGWLGWFGSPLAFALLMGTTGVLGVFLFNQTASLLTTLAAIQDDWLRYTGYAGLGLFGLCVLYSFVRFVVIYVRMRENRQLRIKGIKELSNRTRLRWLAALKSAEARMQIETYLKTYPIETEKDRRGLRTLGLTDEAIAQLRVVRAELLDHDKFASTDQWFARFRDGFQSVIDAAADTRTKYWASRIWVVTAVAPNAVIDSGATLFYTFSMLSDLCQLYNLRAGKAGTAVLMGRTFFNAYLAGQGTEWEKLAEDQYDQLFHEAMNTVGVGVSANLVGKVVGKVGAKVTTGYLNRVLLIRLGRYAARLLRPVTKD; encoded by the coding sequence ATGAACTCCGATGACGACGACTTTCGTATCGGCGTGCCGGGCGCGGGCCGGTCCGCGCTTGCGCCCGCCGCGCCGGTTCCCCCACTCGGGGGGCTTACGCCCCCGGCTCGCCCGGACGCGCACGAGCCGGAACTGCGGCCGGGCGAGACGGAACTCGGGCGCCCGCCGCAGGTACCGTCGGACCTCGCGGCCCTCTCGCTCGACGACCGCGCGGCGCTCAAGTTGCTCGACGACGAGCAGGCGGCCCGCGACGTGGCCGAAGCGGAGATGCTGCTCGCCGCCGACCCGACCGGCCTGGGCTGGCTCGGCTGGTTCGGGTCGCCGCTGGCGTTTGCGCTCCTGATGGGCACCACCGGCGTGCTCGGCGTGTTCCTGTTCAACCAGACCGCGTCCCTGCTGACGACGCTCGCGGCCATTCAAGACGACTGGTTGCGCTACACCGGCTACGCGGGCCTCGGGCTGTTCGGGCTGTGCGTGCTGTACTCGTTCGTCCGGTTCGTGGTGATCTACGTTCGCATGCGCGAGAACCGGCAGTTGCGCATCAAGGGGATCAAGGAGCTGTCGAACCGCACGCGCCTCCGCTGGCTGGCCGCGTTGAAATCCGCCGAGGCGCGGATGCAAATCGAGACGTACCTGAAAACGTACCCGATCGAAACGGAGAAGGACCGCCGCGGGCTGAGGACCCTCGGACTGACGGACGAGGCGATTGCCCAACTCCGGGTGGTGCGGGCGGAACTCCTCGACCACGACAAGTTCGCGTCCACGGACCAGTGGTTCGCCCGGTTCCGCGACGGCTTCCAGAGCGTGATCGACGCCGCCGCCGACACGCGCACCAAGTACTGGGCGAGCCGCATCTGGGTGGTGACCGCGGTGGCCCCGAACGCGGTGATCGACTCCGGCGCGACGCTGTTCTACACGTTCTCGATGCTCTCGGACCTGTGTCAGCTCTACAACCTGCGTGCGGGCAAGGCCGGCACCGCCGTGCTGATGGGCCGCACGTTCTTCAACGCGTACCTGGCGGGGCAGGGGACCGAGTGGGAGAAACTGGCCGAGGACCAGTACGACCAGCTCTTCCACGAGGCGATGAACACCGTGGGCGTGGGCGTGAGCGCGAACCTGGTCGGGAAGGTGGTGGGCAAGGTGGGCGCGAAGGTGACGACGGGGTACCTGAACCGCGTGCTGCTCATCCGCCTCGGCCGCTACGCCGCCCGGCTGCTGCGCCCGGTGACCAAGGACTGA
- a CDS encoding DUF6580 family putative transport protein produces MDSQPHKPMTLALAGVALALVVAQTVLFAQLPPEYRVWNASVIGALALFTAARLGFWHGVGLTAAAIALKDLCLYLTTDWWQPYPLSWVYFTVYVLIGWAFLRHSASVGRAVATGFGAGLVFFFVSNFVSWLEQALPQYEHSFRGLVDCYVAAIPFYRGTFIGDTAFSAALFGAHAVLSRAYFPAERAAAVAANRSE; encoded by the coding sequence ATGGATTCGCAGCCCCACAAGCCGATGACGCTCGCACTCGCGGGGGTGGCGCTGGCACTCGTCGTCGCGCAGACGGTACTGTTTGCACAACTGCCACCCGAGTACCGCGTGTGGAACGCATCGGTGATCGGGGCGCTGGCCCTCTTTACCGCCGCTCGGCTCGGGTTCTGGCACGGCGTCGGGCTCACCGCAGCCGCCATCGCGTTGAAAGATCTTTGCCTCTATCTGACAACGGACTGGTGGCAGCCGTACCCGCTCTCATGGGTCTACTTCACCGTGTACGTTTTGATCGGTTGGGCCTTCCTGCGTCACTCCGCATCGGTCGGTCGGGCCGTCGCCACGGGTTTCGGTGCCGGGCTCGTCTTCTTCTTCGTCAGCAACTTCGTGAGCTGGCTGGAACAGGCCCTCCCCCAATACGAGCATTCGTTCCGCGGGCTCGTAGATTGCTACGTCGCGGCGATTCCGTTCTACCGCGGCACGTTCATCGGAGACACGGCGTTCAGCGCGGCCCTGTTCGGCGCGCACGCCGTGCTGAGCCGGGCGTACTTCCCGGCCGAACGGGCGGCCGCCGTTGCCGCGAACCGGTCGGAGTGA
- a CDS encoding BBP7 family outer membrane beta-barrel protein — MRRILLGGLGIALGVFTPPLLAQQPAPTPPARAAKFGRPSAIPSGPAPAASPVQPAGLFGSGPAQSTVSYAPGGFGTPTPVVTQPPASAAPAPTGYPALVGSDTAPGAPGPAAGAPPMVIETRDPTGRIPTGTVVPSVVPDGLVCPDPGLDDPLYNDGSSLGRVGLGRLRGCGRTWVSAETLLWWNRGTQVPALITTSSPQYNGIVGQGDTQVLLGGSFGSTFHVGARVGGGYWFDDNGCRGLDWRVFWVAPSSSTFTATDPPYALLARPFVNVNPNILTPSVPAGPSSEVVAGPGVATGAVTAVMKSTVWGAEANYRRFLAGNGTTTRLDLLVGYRYLDLAESLTITESFTRVPSSDLNVGTAATSGVVFDRFRTENHFHGGQVGFAGTIQRGRWSLDGRATVALGTVFQSADISGGQALTFANGTVQSTSGGLLALPSNIGHYSQARFAVVPEVGLNVGYQVTSRMKVFVGYNFLYLSSAVRPGTTIDQNVDAARIPNFLPAGSATPVSPHPTPQLATSGYFIQGINFGLIYRW, encoded by the coding sequence ATGCGCCGCATTCTGCTCGGCGGGTTGGGGATCGCGCTGGGCGTGTTCACGCCCCCCCTACTCGCGCAGCAACCCGCCCCGACCCCACCGGCCCGCGCGGCCAAGTTCGGACGCCCCTCGGCGATTCCGTCCGGCCCCGCACCCGCCGCTTCCCCGGTTCAACCGGCCGGACTGTTCGGGTCCGGACCGGCGCAATCGACCGTGAGCTACGCCCCGGGCGGTTTCGGCACCCCGACCCCCGTGGTCACCCAGCCGCCCGCCTCCGCGGCCCCGGCGCCCACCGGCTACCCCGCCCTGGTCGGCTCCGACACGGCGCCGGGGGCGCCCGGACCGGCGGCCGGCGCGCCGCCGATGGTGATCGAGACGCGCGACCCGACCGGCCGCATCCCCACGGGCACGGTCGTCCCGTCCGTGGTGCCGGACGGGCTGGTGTGCCCCGACCCGGGACTCGACGACCCGCTGTACAACGACGGGTCGAGCCTGGGCCGCGTCGGTCTCGGCCGGCTCCGCGGCTGCGGGCGGACCTGGGTGAGCGCCGAGACGCTGCTGTGGTGGAACCGGGGCACGCAGGTGCCCGCGCTCATCACGACCAGCTCGCCGCAGTACAACGGCATCGTCGGTCAGGGCGACACGCAGGTGCTGCTCGGCGGCTCGTTCGGCAGCACGTTCCACGTCGGCGCGCGGGTCGGCGGCGGCTACTGGTTCGATGACAACGGGTGCCGCGGGCTCGACTGGCGGGTGTTCTGGGTCGCCCCGTCCTCGTCGACGTTCACGGCGACCGATCCGCCCTACGCGCTCCTGGCCCGGCCGTTCGTGAACGTGAACCCGAACATCCTGACGCCCAGCGTCCCGGCCGGGCCGTCGTCCGAAGTGGTGGCCGGTCCCGGCGTCGCGACCGGCGCCGTGACGGCGGTAATGAAGAGTACGGTGTGGGGGGCGGAAGCGAACTACCGCCGGTTCCTCGCGGGCAACGGGACCACCACGCGGCTCGACCTGCTCGTCGGGTACCGCTACCTGGACCTCGCGGAATCGCTCACCATCACCGAGTCGTTCACCCGCGTGCCCAGCTCCGACCTGAACGTGGGCACGGCGGCGACGTCGGGCGTCGTCTTCGACCGGTTCCGCACCGAGAACCACTTCCACGGCGGACAGGTCGGCTTCGCGGGGACGATCCAGCGCGGCCGGTGGTCGTTGGACGGGCGGGCCACGGTGGCGCTGGGCACCGTGTTCCAGTCGGCCGACATCTCCGGCGGACAGGCGCTGACGTTCGCCAACGGCACGGTGCAATCGACCTCGGGCGGCCTGCTCGCGCTGCCGAGCAACATCGGGCACTACTCGCAGGCCCGGTTCGCGGTGGTCCCAGAGGTGGGCCTGAACGTCGGCTACCAGGTCACGTCGCGGATGAAGGTGTTCGTCGGGTACAACTTCCTGTACCTGAGCAGCGCCGTGCGGCCCGGTACGACGATCGATCAGAACGTCGACGCGGCCCGCATCCCGAACTTCCTGCCGGCCGGCTCCGCCACGCCGGTGTCCCCGCACCCGACCCCCCAACTGGCCACGAGCGGGTACTTCATTCAGGGCATCAACTTCGGTTTGATCTATCGGTGGTAA